The proteins below are encoded in one region of Clostridium pasteurianum DSM 525 = ATCC 6013:
- a CDS encoding QueT transporter family protein, translated as MKNFFQTRNLVRTAMTAAIYGALTIAISSLSYGPIQLRFTEIMVLLAFIDYGYIPGLVLGCVIANIFSPMGLVDMAFGSIATLISVFLISKTKNLLMATIYPSIVNGIVIALELHFILNLPLLLSFGEVALGEFIVVTCLGYPIFRTILKNTKLVKSLKFY; from the coding sequence ATGAAAAATTTTTTTCAAACAAGAAATCTAGTAAGAACAGCAATGACAGCAGCAATTTATGGTGCATTAACCATAGCAATCTCATCTTTAAGTTATGGACCAATTCAGCTAAGATTTACAGAAATTATGGTACTGTTAGCTTTTATAGATTATGGCTACATACCAGGACTGGTACTTGGCTGTGTAATAGCAAATATATTTAGTCCAATGGGGCTTGTAGATATGGCTTTTGGAAGTATTGCAACTCTTATATCCGTCTTTTTAATAAGCAAAACTAAAAATCTATTAATGGCAACAATATATCCTTCTATTGTCAATGGTATAGTAATTGCTTTAGAACTACATTTTATATTAAATTTGCCACTTTTATTGAGCTTTGGAGAAGTAGCTTTAGGAGAATTCATAGTTGTAACTTGTCTAGGCTATCCTATTTTTAGAACTATATTAAAAAATACAAAGTTGGTAAAATCACTAAAGTTCTATTAA
- a CDS encoding MATE family efflux transporter → MKSVRFIRKDVFNLTIPIFTEQLFVMSMGMINTMMAGNIGKEAVSAIGMVDSINNIFIAFFSALAIGGTVVVAQFIGQKNDKLANESMKQVLYSGILISFGITLITWISRNLLISLLFGSAEGEVIRDTYTYLGITLLTYPLIALNLICNGILRGAGDSKTPMKISIFMNFINVILSFILIYGINIDDGIIKINTPGLGIKGAALGIAFARIIGAITVLLVLLRGTKIIKLTKLTEFKFNKQLLKPIFSIGIPASVESLLFNCGKLITQVYIVDIGTIAIASNAIAVSVSNMLNIPGNALSIAATALVGQYMGRRKIEEAERCLLYMTKLSTLALISVGIIFIPFSKIISSLYTQNLEIINLTTKLLIINGLAMCLWAISFVLPAGLKGAGDAKYTMITSIIGMWIFRITFGYVLGIPLGLGLIGVWIGMYTDWFVRGILYIIRFRKGKWKNIVLIGRNNNISKNN, encoded by the coding sequence TTGAAATCTGTAAGATTTATAAGAAAAGATGTATTTAATCTGACAATACCTATATTTACAGAGCAGTTATTTGTAATGTCTATGGGAATGATTAATACCATGATGGCAGGTAATATAGGAAAAGAGGCAGTATCTGCAATTGGAATGGTAGATTCAATAAATAATATATTTATTGCATTTTTTTCAGCACTGGCAATAGGAGGGACGGTTGTAGTTGCTCAATTTATTGGACAAAAAAATGATAAACTTGCAAATGAATCTATGAAACAAGTTTTATATTCAGGAATTTTAATATCCTTTGGAATAACCTTAATTACATGGATATCTCGTAATCTGCTTATATCTTTGCTTTTTGGTTCAGCTGAGGGTGAAGTTATAAGAGATACTTATACTTACCTGGGTATAACACTTTTAACTTATCCTCTTATAGCTTTGAACTTAATATGCAATGGAATATTAAGGGGTGCTGGTGATAGTAAAACCCCAATGAAAATAAGTATATTTATGAATTTTATAAATGTAATTTTAAGTTTTATACTTATATATGGAATAAATATTGATGATGGCATTATTAAAATAAATACTCCAGGGTTAGGAATAAAAGGTGCTGCTCTTGGAATTGCCTTTGCCAGAATAATAGGAGCAATAACCGTTTTACTGGTTCTTTTGAGGGGAACAAAAATAATAAAATTAACTAAATTAACTGAATTTAAATTTAACAAACAGCTATTAAAACCAATTTTCAGCATAGGTATTCCTGCAAGTGTAGAATCATTACTTTTTAATTGTGGAAAATTAATTACGCAAGTATATATTGTAGATATAGGTACTATAGCTATAGCGTCCAATGCCATAGCAGTTTCTGTAAGTAATATGCTTAATATACCAGGTAATGCATTGAGTATAGCAGCTACTGCACTAGTTGGACAATATATGGGCAGAAGAAAAATAGAGGAGGCTGAAAGATGCTTATTATATATGACAAAGCTTTCTACGTTAGCATTAATATCAGTAGGTATAATATTTATACCTTTTTCTAAAATAATTTCATCTCTTTATACTCAAAATTTGGAGATTATAAATCTAACTACTAAGCTTTTAATAATAAATGGTTTAGCTATGTGCCTCTGGGCAATTTCTTTTGTTTTGCCTGCTGGTCTTAAAGGGGCAGGGGATGCCAAATATACCATGATTACCTCTATTATAGGTATGTGGATATTTAGAATTACTTTTGGATATGTACTTGGGATTCCGCTGGGATTAGGACTAATAGGAGTTTGGATTGGAATGTATACAGATTGGTTTGTGAGGGGAATTTTATATATAATAAGATTTAGAAAGGGTAAGTGGAAAAATATTGTTCTTATAGGAAGAAATAATAATATTTCTAAAAATAACTAA
- a CDS encoding FAD-dependent oxidoreductase produces the protein MKVIIIGGGWAGCATAITAKRAGADVSLYERTDLLLGLGNVGGIMRNNGRYTAAEELINLGAGDLIHITDNNATHKNIHFPSHEHAWPYNVNNIEPEVKKHLINLGIDINTLSKVVKIKKLENKILSIKLENGNFIDGDVFIDATGSTGGMNNCYKYGNGCVMCILRCPTFGGRVSISALAGAKDIVSEREDGSFGAFSGSCEISRESISKDLLDKLDKDGVVTLKIPKEDINLEKLKLKVCQQYALEEFAENLVLLDTGHIKLMTPFYPLDKLRKIKGLEKVRFTDPYSGGKGNSIRYLTAAPRTNDLKVVGIDNLFCAGEKSGFFIGHTEAMCTGSLAGHNAVRYLAKLPPLILPNSTAIGDIISYSNYRVNNTADGKKIKFTFSGAEYFERMKKLGLYSTDNKEIKNRIDKLGLTELYNNKLLHN, from the coding sequence TTGAAAGTTATAATTATTGGCGGCGGCTGGGCTGGTTGTGCAACAGCTATTACAGCCAAAAGAGCAGGTGCAGATGTAAGTCTATACGAAAGGACTGACTTATTACTGGGTCTAGGAAATGTAGGCGGAATAATGAGGAACAACGGAAGATATACAGCCGCTGAAGAACTTATAAACTTAGGTGCAGGAGATTTAATCCACATAACAGATAATAATGCCACACATAAAAATATTCACTTTCCATCTCATGAACATGCCTGGCCCTATAATGTAAATAATATTGAACCAGAAGTAAAAAAACATTTAATTAATTTGGGAATAGATATAAATACATTATCTAAAGTTGTAAAGATAAAAAAACTTGAAAATAAAATTCTAAGTATAAAACTTGAAAATGGAAATTTTATAGACGGCGATGTATTTATAGATGCTACTGGTTCCACAGGTGGTATGAATAATTGTTATAAATATGGCAATGGCTGTGTAATGTGCATACTAAGATGCCCTACTTTTGGCGGCAGAGTAAGCATTAGTGCTCTAGCTGGAGCAAAAGATATAGTATCGGAAAGAGAGGATGGCAGCTTTGGTGCCTTTAGCGGCTCCTGTGAAATATCAAGAGAAAGTATATCTAAGGACTTATTAGATAAGCTTGATAAGGATGGAGTAGTAACACTTAAAATTCCAAAAGAGGATATTAATCTTGAAAAGTTAAAGTTAAAGGTCTGCCAGCAATATGCCCTTGAAGAATTTGCTGAAAATTTGGTATTGTTAGATACAGGACATATAAAGCTTATGACTCCCTTTTATCCACTGGATAAATTGAGAAAAATTAAAGGTTTGGAAAAAGTAAGATTTACAGACCCTTATTCAGGTGGAAAAGGTAATTCCATAAGATACTTAACAGCTGCTCCAAGAACTAATGATTTAAAAGTTGTAGGTATAGATAATCTATTTTGTGCAGGTGAAAAGTCCGGTTTTTTTATAGGACATACTGAAGCTATGTGTACTGGTTCTTTAGCTGGCCATAATGCAGTTAGATATTTAGCCAAATTACCCCCTTTAATACTGCCAAATTCTACTGCTATAGGAGATATAATTTCCTATTCAAATTATAGAGTAAACAATACGGCAGATGGCAAAAAAATCAAATTCACTTTTTCTGGAGCAGAATATTTTGAAAGAATGAAAAAACTAGGACTTTATTCTACTGACAATAAAGAAATAAAAAATAGGATAGACAAATTAGGACTTACAGAACTTTATAATAATAAATTACTACACAATTAA
- a CDS encoding SpoVR family protein — protein MEYTVASLEDWNKKIENIVDDIGLDYYDQEFEIIGYKDMLAYEAYLGMPSRYPHWSFGKAYEKNSTTYSYNLSGLPYEMVINSDPCIAYLMKENTLLLQILTMAHVYGHNDFFKNNRLFAEGTRADYTVEMFKTDADMVRSYIKDPSIGYESVERILDAAHAIKLQTSRVVGEKRITDEELKRRIIKEYTNKNTNRSILEPYKKDEAPDISKIPLETEDDLLYFIIRYGDLSEWEKNLLQVVRKETSYFIPQIETKIMNEGWASYCHYNILKKLNLPDKLYLEFIKRHNDVIAPGIGFINPYFIGFKMFEYLHKKYGKEKIFEVRKLERDESFIRRYLTKELCYDLNLFEYAKENENYVIKDIPDDKGWINIRNTLCSSCGMGMIPYIRITDMSIRDKTLTLEHVFDGRELNMGYAESTIKYIYELWGHTVVLKTKIEDGELSLICESKDRVIKRMTQMKI, from the coding sequence TTGGAATATACTGTAGCTAGTTTAGAAGATTGGAATAAGAAAATTGAAAATATAGTAGATGATATTGGACTTGACTATTATGATCAGGAATTTGAAATAATAGGATATAAAGATATGCTTGCCTATGAAGCATACCTTGGTATGCCTTCTAGATATCCTCATTGGAGTTTTGGAAAAGCATATGAAAAAAATAGTACTACTTACAGTTATAATTTAAGTGGTCTTCCCTATGAAATGGTTATAAATTCAGATCCTTGTATTGCCTATTTGATGAAAGAGAATACATTACTATTACAGATATTAACTATGGCACATGTATATGGTCATAATGATTTTTTCAAAAATAACAGACTTTTTGCAGAGGGTACCAGAGCAGATTATACCGTTGAAATGTTTAAGACTGATGCGGATATGGTAAGAAGTTATATAAAAGATCCAAGTATTGGATATGAGAGTGTTGAAAGGATACTGGATGCTGCTCATGCTATTAAGCTTCAGACTTCAAGAGTTGTAGGAGAAAAGAGAATAACTGATGAGGAGCTTAAAAGAAGAATAATAAAGGAGTATACTAATAAAAATACTAATAGAAGTATATTGGAGCCTTATAAAAAAGATGAGGCTCCTGATATAAGTAAAATACCTCTTGAGACAGAAGATGATTTATTATATTTTATCATAAGATACGGAGACTTAAGCGAATGGGAAAAAAATCTGCTTCAGGTAGTACGTAAAGAAACATCCTATTTTATACCACAAATAGAGACTAAAATTATGAATGAAGGATGGGCAAGTTATTGTCATTATAATATTTTAAAAAAGCTGAATCTTCCTGATAAACTATATCTAGAATTCATAAAACGCCATAATGATGTTATCGCACCTGGTATAGGATTTATAAATCCTTATTTTATAGGATTTAAAATGTTTGAATATTTACACAAAAAATATGGAAAAGAGAAGATATTTGAAGTAAGAAAACTTGAAAGAGATGAATCCTTTATAAGAAGATACCTAACAAAGGAACTTTGCTATGACCTCAATTTATTTGAATATGCAAAAGAAAATGAAAACTATGTAATAAAGGATATTCCAGACGATAAAGGGTGGATAAATATAAGAAATACTCTTTGCAGTTCCTGTGGTATGGGGATGATTCCTTATATTAGAATAACAGATATGTCTATACGAGATAAGACATTGACTCTTGAACATGTTTTTGATGGAAGAGAACTTAATATGGGTTATGCTGAATCTACTATAAAATATATATATGAATTATGGGGGCATACTGTAGTTTTAAAAACTAAAATAGAAGATGGAGAGTTAAGCTTAATATGTGAGTCAAAAGACAGGGTTATAAAGAGGATGACTCAGATGAAAATATAA
- the yhbH gene encoding sporulation protein YhbH, which yields MALFRDHNSTPLGHDRAVEDRRRHRQLVEKSIKENLGDILSEESIIGQTKDKKIKIPIRGIKEYQFIYGKNAPGVGSGDGSERRGQVIGKDGSQSGGKGNKGAGNEEGEDIYETEITLEDVMNYLINDLELPEMDKKKYAKVLTENGTKKAGYQRHGINPRLAKKKTVVEKLKRQQGKKRALREENIDEEIVRFPFRNEDLRYYRIKKTFKRESNAVIICVMDVSGSMDNTKKYLARSFFFILSQFIRTKYSNVEIAFVAHSTVAKEVNEFEFFHKVESGGTYISSGLNMALDIIDKRYNPSNWNIYTFYVSDGDNWTEDNARAVAASKKLSEVCNMFGYAEIMSGYYSTNIKEKLVKEVPNKNFVAVSIKQKNDLWTALKDMLKKEQVR from the coding sequence ATGGCATTATTCAGAGATCATAATTCAACTCCTTTAGGTCATGATAGAGCAGTGGAGGACAGAAGAAGACATCGTCAGCTTGTTGAAAAGTCTATAAAAGAAAATCTTGGGGATATACTTTCAGAAGAGAGTATAATAGGACAGACGAAAGATAAAAAAATAAAAATACCTATACGAGGAATAAAAGAATACCAGTTTATATACGGAAAAAATGCACCTGGAGTTGGCAGTGGTGATGGAAGTGAAAGGAGAGGGCAGGTCATAGGAAAAGATGGCTCTCAAAGCGGAGGTAAAGGTAACAAAGGTGCTGGTAATGAAGAAGGGGAAGATATCTACGAAACAGAAATTACTTTAGAAGATGTAATGAATTATCTTATTAATGATTTAGAACTACCAGAAATGGATAAAAAGAAATATGCAAAAGTGCTAACTGAAAATGGAACAAAAAAGGCTGGATATCAAAGGCATGGTATCAATCCTCGTCTTGCAAAAAAGAAAACAGTTGTAGAAAAATTAAAAAGACAGCAGGGAAAGAAAAGAGCACTGAGAGAAGAAAACATCGATGAAGAAATAGTGAGATTTCCTTTTAGAAATGAAGATTTAAGATATTATAGAATAAAAAAAACTTTTAAAAGGGAAAGCAATGCAGTAATTATATGTGTTATGGATGTTTCTGGATCCATGGATAATACAAAGAAATATTTGGCGCGATCTTTCTTTTTCATTCTATCTCAGTTTATAAGAACAAAATATTCCAACGTAGAAATAGCCTTTGTGGCACATTCAACAGTAGCAAAAGAGGTAAATGAATTTGAATTTTTTCATAAGGTAGAGTCTGGTGGTACCTATATATCCAGTGGGTTAAATATGGCATTGGATATTATAGACAAAAGATATAATCCATCTAATTGGAATATATATACCTTCTATGTTAGTGATGGTGACAACTGGACAGAAGATAATGCTAGAGCAGTTGCAGCTTCAAAGAAACTTTCCGAAGTATGCAATATGTTTGGATATGCAGAGATTATGAGTGGATATTATTCCACTAATATAAAAGAAAAACTTGTAAAGGAAGTTCCAAATAAGAATTTTGTTGCTGTATCCATTAAGCAGAAAAATGATTTATGGACTGCGCTTAAAGATATGCTGAAAAAGGAACAAGTGAGGTGA
- a CDS encoding PrkA family serine protein kinase — protein sequence MEFKDLIKNDREGRNNIKFKGTFLDYLDIVKKDPDVAKLSHKRLYDIIMRRGFEVLKPEENPRIRKIYGNDVIKKYNFFKDDFFGIDKVIMKIVNYFYSAAMKGEESRQVLYLVGPVGAGKSSLVEALKKSLESAPPVYHLKDCPLHEEPLHLIPNHLREKFEELLGIEIEGDLCPACKYKLLHEYDGQYEKFPVETSNFSIRSRKGIGVVPPVDPNNQDTSILTGSVDISKMDMYSEDDPRIFSLNGAFNVGNRGLVEFIEVFKNDVEYLHTIITATQEKSVPSPGKGSMIYFDGIILAHSNEAEWNRFKSDHTNEAILDRIVKVEVPYCLELNEEVKIYNKILKKSKFKAHIAPHTIETAAEFAILSRLKPSNKADPLTKLKIYNGEDIVEKGTTKKIDISELREEAGLDEGMHGISTRFIIKAIDNALSVSEHECINPLSIMESIIKSVKDLDIAEDQKKKYLGFIQDTIRKEYNKTLEKEVTKAFINSFREQAESLFNNYLDNAEAYVNKTKLKDKSTGEELQPDEKFMRSIEEQIGISENSAKGFRSDVTSYMFYVVRNGGKIDYTAYEPLKEAIEKKLTTSVKDLSRIITKSRVRDKEQDEKYNAMVQQMKENGYCDHCCDVVLKYAANNLWKD from the coding sequence ATGGAATTTAAAGACTTAATAAAAAATGACAGAGAAGGTAGAAATAACATAAAATTTAAAGGAACATTTTTGGATTATCTTGATATTGTTAAAAAGGATCCAGACGTAGCTAAATTATCTCATAAAAGGTTGTATGACATAATTATGAGACGTGGTTTTGAAGTATTGAAGCCAGAAGAAAATCCTAGAATAAGAAAAATATATGGCAATGATGTTATCAAAAAATATAATTTTTTTAAAGATGACTTTTTTGGCATAGATAAAGTTATTATGAAAATAGTAAATTATTTTTATTCTGCTGCAATGAAGGGTGAAGAATCAAGACAGGTATTATATCTAGTTGGACCAGTAGGAGCAGGAAAATCTTCTTTAGTAGAAGCTCTTAAAAAGTCCTTAGAATCAGCTCCGCCTGTATATCATTTAAAGGATTGTCCTTTACATGAAGAACCTTTGCACTTAATACCAAATCATCTTAGAGAAAAATTTGAAGAACTTTTAGGAATAGAAATTGAAGGTGATTTATGCCCTGCATGTAAATATAAATTATTACATGAATATGATGGTCAGTATGAAAAATTCCCTGTGGAAACTAGTAATTTTTCAATAAGATCACGAAAAGGGATAGGGGTTGTACCACCAGTAGATCCTAATAATCAGGATACTTCTATTTTGACAGGTTCAGTGGATATATCCAAAATGGATATGTACTCAGAAGATGATCCTAGAATATTCTCTTTAAATGGAGCTTTTAATGTTGGTAATAGAGGACTTGTAGAATTTATAGAAGTATTTAAGAATGATGTAGAGTATCTGCATACTATTATAACTGCTACACAAGAAAAATCTGTACCATCACCAGGAAAAGGTTCAATGATATATTTTGATGGTATAATTCTTGCCCATTCCAATGAAGCTGAGTGGAATAGATTTAAATCAGATCATACCAATGAAGCTATATTGGATAGAATTGTAAAAGTTGAAGTGCCTTATTGCTTGGAGTTAAATGAAGAAGTAAAAATATATAATAAAATACTGAAAAAGAGTAAATTTAAGGCTCATATAGCTCCGCATACCATAGAAACAGCTGCTGAATTTGCTATATTAAGTAGATTGAAACCTTCAAATAAAGCAGATCCACTCACAAAACTTAAAATATATAACGGAGAGGATATTGTAGAGAAGGGAACTACTAAAAAAATAGATATTTCTGAACTTAGAGAAGAAGCTGGACTTGACGAAGGTATGCATGGTATATCAACAAGATTCATAATAAAAGCAATAGATAATGCTCTTTCAGTTTCTGAACATGAATGCATAAATCCCTTAAGTATTATGGAGAGTATAATTAAATCTGTTAAAGATTTAGATATAGCAGAAGATCAAAAGAAAAAGTATTTAGGATTTATACAAGATACTATTAGAAAAGAATATAATAAGACTTTGGAGAAGGAAGTTACAAAGGCATTTATAAATAGCTTCAGGGAACAGGCAGAAAGTTTATTCAATAATTACTTGGATAATGCAGAAGCTTATGTAAATAAAACAAAACTTAAAGATAAATCTACAGGTGAAGAGCTTCAGCCAGATGAAAAATTCATGAGATCAATAGAAGAGCAAATTGGAATTTCAGAGAATTCAGCTAAAGGTTTTAGAAGCGATGTTACTTCCTATATGTTCTATGTAGTAAGAAATGGCGGAAAAATTGATTATACTGCGTATGAACCTTTAAAGGAAGCTATAGAGAAGAAATTAACTACTTCGGTTAAAGATTTGTCACGAATAATAACTAAGTCAAGAGTGAGAGATAAAGAGCAGGATGAAAAATATAATGCTATGGTGCAACAGATGAAGGAAAATGGATATTGTGATCATTGCTGTGATGTAGTATTGAAATACGCTGCGAACAATTTATGGAAGGATTGA
- a CDS encoding MFS transporter, with product MKNKSVLNKNRWLILLTVVLNTFMCCLDASIVNVALPVMSKELGVNMASIEWVVTSYLIVISATILIFGRLGDIKGKTKIFQLGIILFTIGSFLCGMTNSLLILVMARGIQAIGAAATMSNSQGIATHVFPSNERGRALGTIGTFVALGAMVGPPIGGFILSVLSWKYIFLINVPIGIVTFILSMKIFPKSTAELNERLDIKGAAFFVISIVTLFGALVHGQNTGYNHPIIIIGFIISIISLILFIIVENIVKLPLLQLSIFKNNLFSLSIFCGFVSFIALSAMTIILPFYFQDVLKLSPAITGLFMMISPIILSIVAPVSGYLSDKIGSEFLTFIGLIFMSLGFILMSNLNENSGLIITAMFIAIMTIGNGMFQSPNNSLVMSTVSKNKLGIAGSINAFVRNLGMVLGVSLATLILYNRMSYKIGYRVTNYIEGRNDVFIYGMKYVFIGAAVLCSIGAIITAVRLYSGKEDSENKSKNTIEEY from the coding sequence TTGAAAAATAAAAGTGTTCTAAATAAGAATAGATGGTTAATACTGCTTACAGTAGTATTAAATACTTTTATGTGTTGTTTAGATGCAAGTATTGTAAATGTAGCTTTACCTGTAATGTCTAAAGAACTTGGTGTGAATATGGCATCTATTGAATGGGTAGTTACCAGCTATCTGATAGTCATATCTGCTACGATTCTTATATTCGGAAGATTAGGGGACATTAAAGGCAAAACTAAAATATTTCAATTGGGAATAATTTTATTTACCATCGGATCTTTTTTATGTGGTATGACAAATTCTCTTCTTATATTAGTTATGGCAAGGGGAATTCAGGCCATAGGAGCAGCGGCTACCATGTCTAATAGTCAGGGAATTGCAACTCATGTGTTCCCATCTAATGAAAGGGGTAGAGCACTTGGAACAATTGGAACATTTGTAGCCTTAGGAGCAATGGTAGGACCGCCTATAGGAGGATTTATTTTATCCGTACTAAGTTGGAAGTACATATTTTTAATAAATGTACCTATAGGTATAGTTACTTTCATACTTTCGATGAAAATATTTCCTAAGAGTACAGCGGAATTAAATGAAAGATTGGATATTAAAGGGGCAGCTTTTTTCGTAATAAGTATAGTAACTCTATTTGGGGCATTAGTTCATGGGCAAAATACAGGATATAATCATCCTATAATAATTATTGGGTTCATAATATCTATAATATCTTTAATACTATTTATAATTGTTGAAAATATAGTAAAACTTCCATTACTTCAACTGAGTATTTTCAAAAACAATTTATTTTCCTTAAGTATATTTTGTGGATTTGTATCATTTATAGCTCTTAGTGCAATGACTATTATTTTACCTTTTTATTTTCAAGATGTACTAAAATTATCACCGGCTATAACTGGTTTATTTATGATGATTTCACCAATAATTTTATCTATAGTTGCTCCTGTAAGCGGTTATCTATCGGATAAGATAGGCTCAGAATTTCTTACTTTTATTGGACTTATATTTATGAGCTTAGGTTTTATATTGATGTCTAATTTAAATGAAAATTCAGGTTTGATTATTACAGCTATGTTTATAGCTATTATGACTATAGGAAATGGTATGTTTCAATCACCTAATAATTCTCTAGTTATGTCTACTGTAAGTAAAAATAAGCTAGGTATAGCTGGCAGTATAAATGCATTTGTGAGAAATTTAGGAATGGTTCTTGGAGTTTCATTAGCTACTTTAATTTTATATAATAGAATGAGCTATAAAATAGGATACAGAGTTACAAATTATATAGAGGGAAGAAATGATGTATTTATCTATGGTATGAAGTATGTATTTATTGGAGCAGCAGTATTGTGCAGTATAGGAGCTATAATAACTGCCGTAAGGTTGTATTCCGGCAAAGAAGATAGCGAAAATAAAAGTAAAAATACTATTGAAGAATATTAA
- a CDS encoding MarR family winged helix-turn-helix transcriptional regulator, with the protein MNDEITSLIKFNAKIYRITQCYMDKRLEKFKLSTGLYPYLIILSRKPAISQNEISKEINVDKAMSARAIKKLIELGYIYKRENKEDIRAYKLFLTDKGKSIVPEILVIINNWISIIVDGCSEEEKKIGIEFLNKVLVNARKYKGRCVERTEEF; encoded by the coding sequence ATGAATGATGAAATAACATCTTTGATTAAATTTAATGCAAAAATATATAGAATTACCCAGTGTTACATGGATAAAAGACTTGAAAAATTCAAATTGAGCACAGGACTATATCCATATTTAATTATACTGAGCAGAAAGCCTGCAATAAGTCAAAATGAAATAAGTAAAGAAATAAATGTAGATAAAGCCATGTCTGCTAGAGCTATTAAAAAGCTTATAGAATTGGGATACATATATAAAAGAGAAAATAAAGAGGATATAAGAGCTTATAAATTATTTTTAACGGATAAGGGAAAAAGTATTGTTCCTGAAATTCTTGTTATTATAAATAATTGGATATCTATTATAGTGGATGGATGTAGTGAGGAAGAAAAAAAAATAGGAATTGAATTTTTAAATAAAGTATTAGTAAATGCTAGAAAATATAAAGGAAGATGTGTAGAAAGGACTGAGGAATTTTGA
- a CDS encoding histidine phosphatase family protein has protein sequence MNIVFVRHGSTELNHKHVYAGVIDSEISQKGIEEIKSIKKYLQKIKFHEVYSSPLKRAVKTTELLDENYKIDSRLSEMNFGIFEGLSYSEIESKYARESKAWVKDTLNYKIPKGESLIEVFNRTKAFIEEVSSKRGDILVVTHGGVIACALSLVFNQYDYFYRFKIMHGTASVISIEDGYMYIKAINCRDNIMDVL, from the coding sequence ATGAATATAGTTTTTGTAAGACATGGTAGTACTGAATTAAATCATAAACATGTATATGCAGGTGTAATTGATTCAGAAATATCTCAGAAGGGAATAGAAGAAATAAAGAGTATAAAAAAGTATCTGCAAAAAATAAAATTTCATGAAGTTTACAGTAGTCCTTTAAAAAGAGCTGTCAAGACCACAGAATTGTTAGATGAAAATTATAAAATAGATAGCAGGCTTTCTGAAATGAATTTTGGAATATTTGAAGGTTTAAGCTATAGTGAAATAGAAAGCAAATATGCTAGGGAAAGCAAAGCTTGGGTAAAAGATACGTTGAATTATAAAATACCTAAAGGAGAAAGCTTAATAGAGGTTTTTAATAGGACTAAAGCCTTTATTGAAGAGGTAAGCAGTAAGAGAGGAGATATACTTGTGGTTACCCACGGTGGAGTAATTGCCTGTGCTCTGTCTTTGGTTTTTAATCAATATGATTATTTTTATAGGTTTAAAATAATGCATGGAACTGCTTCGGTGATTTCAATAGAGGATGGTTATATGTATATTAAAGCGATAAATTGTAGAGATAATATAATGGATGTGTTATAA